In the genome of Falsirhodobacter halotolerans, the window GCGATTTCCGACCGGACGGACCTGCCGCGCCGGTTCACCGACGATCCGTCGGTGCTGCGGGCGATCCTTGAAAGCTCGGACACGCTGGACGCATTCGCGGGCGGGCTGGACCCCGACGGGATGCCGCCCGGTTTTGCCGATCTGAAGGGCAGCCTGCCGCTTCCGGCCCATGCCACGCTGGTGCGCAAGGCGGATGCGCCAGACGCTGCGGGTGTGCGTCGTCCGGGAATCATCCTGGCCACCGCGCCGGGCGCGCTGGTGACGGCACCGATGGCCGCGACCATCCGCTATCGTGGGCCGCTGACCAACTACGGAAATGTGATGATCCTTGAGCCCGGCTCGGGGTATCTGATGGTGATTGCTGGGCTTGAGACGTTGTATGGCGAGGTGGGCGAGGTGGTGCCCGCCGGGGCCGCTTTGGGCTTGATGCCGGGCGGCGATCAGGCTCTGGTGGATTTTCTGGGCCGGGCGGGCACGCCGCCGGGTGCGGGCGGAACGGAAACGCTGTATGTGGAACTTCGGCAGGGCAGCGGGCCCGTCGATCCCGCGCAGTGGTTCGCAGCGACCGAAAGGTGATAGGACGCGTATGAGAAAGTTTGTTCTGG includes:
- a CDS encoding murein hydrolase activator EnvC family protein; translation: MIRAAVLMALMAAPAFAAGPAEQAQQAAATLRKAVSDMQSAREGRDRVAALTRTIGAYEDGLAALRESLRQVAAREADLRAQQDARRADLGHILGALARMESDPGPMLMLHPGGPLATVRTGMILADVGPALQAEADGIESRLSELRQLAEVQRGTAGTLAEGLRVAQDARAALGQAISDRTDLPRRFTDDPSVLRAILESSDTLDAFAGGLDPDGMPPGFADLKGSLPLPAHATLVRKADAPDAAGVRRPGIILATAPGALVTAPMAATIRYRGPLTNYGNVMILEPGSGYLMVIAGLETLYGEVGEVVPAGAALGLMPGGDQALVDFLGRAGTPPGAGGTETLYVELRQGSGPVDPAQWFAATER